In Daphnia magna isolate NIES linkage group LG7, ASM2063170v1.1, whole genome shotgun sequence, a single genomic region encodes these proteins:
- the LOC116926682 gene encoding T-cell activation inhibitor, mitochondrial, protein MTSMQNIFWQVGHPLLKTKAIQKSCQKYLSSSQVSVALRPFYFAVHPDLFQQHPQERDTNEDSLKQLNGYIETLMHSKPVRPAKVKFFLRKQQSADQQFRAVSISLAQRDIRGAVQSILSSCALSTQYVDNLVTKNVSSKHKISVKDEKWDANLWEDTFRTVENTPPREETLSDWVKRYSKDAQERSKACQPIRDEISRLQEELCKKLNLKDLVWACGWGTSHFRGCLQSFQSLVTHHPEEMEILAGKTVIFGSESGVSLQGHVVLNSGEVRHNWLDVIRNLLHYEIPLKRVPALEKALSRSICEIKVAQRLFRPELLAEAYESHLRMLTTSMGDYRARHQFPNEWPENMSNFHLVVEGEAGPLMLSPSGQFITPSSCPISLLVSFITANLEEARSRLDHYVADVRQEKALISECMQTFGLLSLDKDDNVTPSECSQCCRQLLKQIDYLRPVLQNGRIRITHYYSLLSDGEMCIPWNAK, encoded by the exons ATGACTTCaatgcaaaatattttttggcaAGTTGGTCACCCTTTGTTGAAGACAAAGGCCATTCAGAAATCCTGCCAGAAGTACTTGAGTTCCAGTCAAGTGTCTGTGGCCCTGAGACCATTCTATTTTGCAGTTCATCCTGATCTTTTTCAGCAGCATCCTCAAGAACGAGACACAAACGAGGATTCACTCAAGCAACTCAATGGATACATAGAAACACTTATGCATTCAAAGCCTGTTAGGCCAGCTAAAGTCAAATTCTTTCTGCGCAAGCAACAGTCTGCTGATCAACAGTTCAGGGCTGTAAGCATCTCTCTTGCCCAAAGAGACATCCGTGGAGCAGTACAGagtattctttcttcttgtgcaCTGTCAACTCAGTATGTTGACAATCTGGTCACCAAAAATGTTTCATCCAAACATAAGATTTCTGTTAAAG ATGAAAAATGGGATGCAAACTTGTGGGAGGATACATTCAGAACAGTAGAAAACACTCCTCCAAGGGAAGAGACTTTGTCCGACTGGGTGAAGAGGTATAGCAAAGATGCTCAAGAGCGTTCTAAAGCATGCCAGCCCATCCGTGACGAAATATCCCGTTTGCAGGAAGAACTATGCAAAAAACTCAACTTGAAAGATCTCGTGTGGGCCTGTGGATGGGGAACGTCTCATTTCCGTGGTTGTCTTCAGTCGTTTCAATCTCTTGTCACTCATCATCCTGAAGAGATGGAAATCTTAGCTGGGAAAACCGTGATTTTCGGCAGCGAGTCTGGGGTTTCTCTTCAAG gGCATGTTGTACTGAATAGCGGAGAGGTACGCCACAATTGGCTGGACGTGATCCGTAACTTGCTACATTATGAAATTCCGCTAAAGCGAGTACCTGCGTTGGAGAAAGCCCTTTCTCGTTCCATTTGTGAAATTAAAGTGGCACAACGCCTATTTCGGCCAGAGCTGTTAGCAGAGGCTTACGAGTCTCATCTGAGGATGTTAACAACCAGCATGG GTGACTACCGTGCACGACATCAGTTTCCCAATGAATGGCCAGAGAACATGAGCAACTTTCATTTAGTTGTCGAAGGGGAAGCCGGTCCTCTGATGCTGTCTCCGAGTGGACAGTTCATTACTCCGTCTTCTTGTCCAATATCTTTGCTCGTTTCTTTCATAACAGCAAATCTTGAGGAAGCCCGTTCACGGCTAGATCATTATGTGGCCGACGTGAGGCAAGAAAAAGCCTTGATTTCAGAATGCATGCAAACG TTTGGACTTTTGAGTTTGGACAAAGATGACAACGTAACTC